From the genome of Sulfitobacter sp. DSM 110093, one region includes:
- a CDS encoding DUF1244 domain-containing protein, producing MPSQQEIELQAAAFRRLQKHLMEDRTDVQNIDMMNLAGFCRNCLSRWYQEAANERGIEMGKDEARELFYGMTMDDWKANYQTDAKDSQKEAFKTAFEENVGKS from the coding sequence ATGCCCAGCCAACAAGAGATCGAACTGCAAGCCGCCGCCTTTCGCCGGTTGCAAAAGCACCTGATGGAAGACCGAACCGATGTACAAAACATCGACATGATGAACCTCGCCGGGTTTTGCCGCAACTGCCTGTCGCGCTGGTATCAAGAGGCCGCAAACGAGCGTGGCATCGAGATGGGCAAAGACGAGGCGCGCGAACTGTTCTACGGGATGACCATGGACGATTGGAAAGCCAATTATCAGACCGACGCGAAGGACAGCCAGAAAGAGGCGTTCAAGACTGCCTTCGAGGAAAACGTCGGGAAGAGCTAA
- the dgcA gene encoding N-acetyl-D-Glu racemase DgcA has protein sequence MQIDVTADTFKLAQVFTISRGSRTEAKVLTVRITDGGVTGWGECVPYARYDETLESVAAEINGLPDDITRQALIDLLPAGAARNAVDCALWDLEAKRAGKRVWELAGLTAPGPEVTAYTLSLDDPEAMRAQAAKHSHRPLLKIKLGTPDDMPRLEAVRAGAPDATIIIDANEGWSAEVYADLAPHLVRLGVALVEQPLPAGDDDALLGMDRPVPVCADESCHDRASLPGLKGKYDVVNIKLDKTGGLTEALALRDAALAQGFDVMVGCMVGSSLAMAPATLVAQGAKVVDLDGPLLLAEDRDNALKFDGAGVHPPAAALWG, from the coding sequence ATGCAGATCGACGTTACCGCAGATACGTTCAAACTGGCGCAGGTCTTTACCATCAGCCGTGGTTCGCGGACCGAGGCCAAAGTGCTGACCGTGCGCATCACCGATGGTGGCGTGACCGGCTGGGGCGAATGTGTGCCCTATGCCCGCTACGATGAAACGCTCGAATCGGTCGCGGCTGAGATCAACGGCCTGCCTGACGATATCACGCGGCAAGCGCTCATTGATCTGCTGCCGGCGGGTGCTGCCCGTAATGCAGTGGATTGCGCGCTGTGGGATCTGGAGGCCAAACGTGCGGGCAAGCGCGTTTGGGAACTGGCCGGGCTGACCGCGCCGGGGCCGGAAGTCACAGCCTATACCCTGTCACTGGACGACCCCGAAGCGATGCGGGCGCAGGCCGCGAAACATAGCCATCGGCCCCTGCTTAAGATCAAGCTCGGCACGCCAGATGACATGCCCCGGCTCGAAGCCGTGCGCGCAGGTGCGCCCGATGCCACCATCATCATCGACGCCAATGAGGGCTGGTCGGCAGAGGTCTACGCCGACCTTGCGCCGCATCTGGTGCGCCTTGGTGTGGCATTGGTGGAGCAACCCTTGCCCGCAGGGGACGACGACGCGCTCTTGGGCATGGACCGCCCCGTACCCGTCTGCGCGGATGAAAGCTGCCATGACCGCGCCAGCCTGCCGGGCCTCAAGGGCAAATACGATGTGGTGAACATCAAGCTCGACAAGACCGGCGGGCTGACCGAGGCGCTGGCGCTGCGCGATGCGGCACTTGCCCAAGGCTTCGACGTGATGGTCGGTTGCATGGTCGGATCGTCGCTGGCAATGGCTCCGGCGACGCTGGTCGCCCAAGGTGCGAAGGTCGTGGACCTTGACGGCCCGCTGCTTCTGGCCGAAGACCGCGACAATGCTTTGAAATTCGACGGCGCGGGCGTGCATCCCCCCGCCGCCGCGCTCTGGGGGTGA
- a CDS encoding DMT family transporter, whose amino-acid sequence MNTPILALIIVAVAGAAVALQTPINAALGRNIGSGVAAAAVSFGVGLAILLAVLLLRGELGALPRAASASPVMLLGGVLGAFYVWSVLWSIPTLGALTVISALILGQLSAALVIDATGLLGLTVQAITPTRIAAAALVAAGLVLSRF is encoded by the coding sequence ATGAACACCCCAATCCTCGCTCTTATCATCGTGGCCGTCGCAGGGGCCGCCGTGGCGTTGCAGACGCCGATCAACGCCGCCTTGGGCCGCAACATCGGCAGCGGGGTCGCTGCGGCGGCGGTGTCCTTTGGCGTGGGTTTGGCGATCCTGCTGGCGGTGCTGCTGCTGCGGGGCGAGTTGGGCGCCCTGCCCCGCGCGGCTTCGGCTTCGCCGGTCATGCTGCTGGGTGGTGTGCTGGGAGCATTCTACGTCTGGTCGGTGCTCTGGTCGATCCCGACGCTGGGGGCGCTTACAGTGATCTCGGCGCTGATCCTCGGCCAACTCAGCGCAGCACTGGTGATTGATGCGACGGGGCTTTTAGGCCTGACGGTGCAGGCCATCACCCCCACCCGCATCGCCGCCGCCGCGCTGGTGGCGGCGGGGCTGGTTTTATCGCGGTTCTAA
- a CDS encoding MaoC family dehydratase, which translates to MRREIDRAEMEAAVGRELGISPWFMMDQARIDAFADVTEDHQFIHVDPVRAADTDFGGTVAHGMLTLSMMSGMAYGALPTIAGAKASINYGFDSVRFIAPVHSGKRIRGRFTLAEAQTRGRGNLMTRFAATVEVEGAERPALKADWLVLYLF; encoded by the coding sequence ATGCGCAGAGAGATTGACCGGGCAGAGATGGAAGCCGCCGTGGGCCGTGAATTGGGCATCTCGCCTTGGTTCATGATGGATCAGGCGCGGATCGACGCCTTTGCCGATGTGACCGAAGATCATCAGTTTATCCATGTCGATCCGGTCCGCGCCGCAGATACCGATTTCGGCGGCACCGTGGCGCATGGGATGCTCACTTTGTCGATGATGTCTGGCATGGCTTACGGTGCGTTGCCGACGATTGCGGGGGCAAAGGCGTCGATCAACTATGGGTTCGACAGCGTGCGGTTCATAGCGCCTGTGCATTCAGGCAAGCGTATCCGAGGGCGGTTCACATTGGCCGAGGCGCAGACGCGGGGGCGGGGCAACCTGATGACCCGTTTCGCCGCCACGGTTGAGGTCGAGGGAGCAGAGCGGCCCGCGCTTAAGGCGGATTGGCTCGTACTCTACCTGTTTTAG
- the dgcN gene encoding N-acetyltransferase DgcN, giving the protein MIKTPYLLFLGDAPDSLSAKVAQGIKDWRPDNAVGQFRMEGCKADIGLQDMTLAEAREAGAETLVIGVANRGGKISAAWKEVLIEALNMGFDIASGLHNLLRNEADLVAAAKASGTTLHDVRVPSVEYPIADGKKRSGKRVLAVGTDCSVGKMYTALALDEAMREKGMKSTFRATGQTGILITGEGVPLDAVIADFMAGSVEYLTPDNDDDHWDIIEGQGSLFHVSYSGVTMALIHGGQPDALILCHEPTRTHMRGLPEYSLPSMEAVRDVALTLAHVANSACKVVGISVNTYHMSEAEADAYLAEVEERLGLPAVDPFRQGAARLADALAAL; this is encoded by the coding sequence ATGATCAAAACCCCCTATCTGCTCTTTCTGGGCGACGCGCCTGACTCTCTGTCCGCCAAGGTCGCCCAAGGCATCAAGGACTGGCGGCCCGACAATGCGGTCGGTCAGTTCCGCATGGAAGGCTGCAAGGCCGACATCGGTCTGCAAGACATGACATTGGCCGAAGCGCGCGAGGCAGGGGCCGAGACATTGGTCATCGGCGTCGCCAATCGTGGCGGTAAGATCAGCGCGGCTTGGAAAGAAGTGCTGATCGAGGCTCTGAACATGGGCTTCGACATCGCCTCGGGCCTGCACAACCTGCTGCGCAACGAAGCCGATCTGGTCGCCGCCGCCAAGGCGAGCGGCACAACCCTGCATGACGTGCGCGTGCCCAGCGTCGAATATCCCATTGCCGACGGCAAGAAACGCAGTGGCAAGCGGGTCTTGGCCGTGGGCACCGATTGCTCGGTCGGGAAAATGTACACCGCCCTCGCGCTGGACGAGGCGATGCGCGAAAAGGGCATGAAAAGCACCTTCCGCGCCACCGGCCAGACCGGTATCCTGATCACCGGCGAAGGCGTGCCGCTGGATGCGGTGATCGCCGATTTCATGGCCGGGTCGGTGGAATATCTCACCCCCGACAATGATGATGACCATTGGGACATCATCGAAGGGCAGGGCAGCCTGTTCCACGTCTCCTACTCGGGCGTGACCATGGCGCTGATCCACGGCGGCCAGCCCGATGCGCTGATCCTCTGCCATGAGCCGACCCGGACCCATATGCGCGGCCTGCCGGAATACTCCCTGCCCAGCATGGAGGCCGTGCGCGACGTGGCGCTGACACTGGCCCATGTGGCGAACTCTGCCTGCAAGGTCGTCGGCATTTCGGTCAACACCTACCACATGTCCGAGGCCGAGGCGGATGCCTATCTGGCCGAGGTCGAAGAGCGTCTTGGCCTGCCTGCGGTCGATCCCTTCCGCCAAGGTGCTGCGCGACTGGCCGATGCGCTGGCGGCGCTGTGA
- the pheS gene encoding phenylalanine--tRNA ligase subunit alpha codes for MDDLKQKYLSQIADAGDESALEDIRLAAVGKKGEVALKMRELGKMTPEERQVAGPALNALKDEINSALAAKKAALGDAALDERLRSEWLDVTLPTRHQRQGSIHPVSQVTEELTAIFAEMGFSVAEGPRIDTDWYNFDALNIPGHHPARAEMDTFYMARAEGDERAPHVLRTHTSPVQIRTMEAEGAPLRIICPGGVYRADYDQTHTPMFHQVEGLAIDKDISMANLKWTLEEFFAAFFEIDGIKTRFRASHFPFTEPSAEVDIQCSWVDGQLRIGEGDGWLEVLGSGMVHPKVLQAGGIDPNEWQGFAFGMGIDRIAMLKYGIPDLRAFFDSDLRWLRHYGFASLDQPNLHGGLSR; via the coding sequence ATGGACGATCTGAAGCAAAAGTACCTGAGCCAAATCGCCGATGCTGGCGACGAATCCGCGCTGGAAGACATCCGGCTGGCCGCCGTGGGCAAAAAGGGCGAAGTGGCCCTGAAAATGCGCGAGCTGGGCAAGATGACCCCCGAAGAGCGGCAGGTCGCTGGCCCCGCGCTCAACGCGCTGAAGGATGAGATCAACTCGGCGCTTGCCGCCAAGAAGGCAGCACTTGGTGACGCCGCGTTGGATGAGCGTCTACGCAGCGAATGGCTCGACGTGACCCTGCCCACGCGGCACCAGCGTCAGGGCAGCATCCACCCGGTCAGCCAAGTCACCGAAGAACTGACCGCGATCTTTGCCGAGATGGGGTTTTCCGTCGCCGAAGGCCCGCGTATCGACACCGATTGGTACAACTTCGACGCGCTGAACATCCCCGGCCACCACCCCGCGCGGGCCGAGATGGACACGTTCTATATGGCCCGTGCCGAGGGCGACGAGCGCGCCCCCCACGTGCTGCGCACCCACACCTCGCCGGTGCAGATCCGCACCATGGAGGCCGAAGGCGCGCCCCTGCGCATCATCTGCCCCGGCGGCGTGTATCGCGCTGACTATGACCAGACCCACACGCCCATGTTCCATCAGGTCGAAGGTCTGGCGATTGACAAGGATATCTCGATGGCGAACCTCAAGTGGACGCTTGAGGAGTTTTTCGCCGCGTTTTTCGAGATCGACGGCATCAAGACCCGCTTCCGCGCCTCCCACTTCCCCTTCACCGAGCCTTCGGCCGAGGTCGACATCCAGTGTTCCTGGGTCGACGGCCAGCTGCGCATCGGCGAGGGCGACGGTTGGTTGGAAGTGTTGGGCTCCGGCATGGTGCACCCCAAGGTACTGCAGGCGGGCGGGATCGATCCGAACGAATGGCAGGGCTTTGCATTCGGCATGGGGATCGACCGGATCGCGATGCTGAAATACGGGATTCCGGATTTGCGGGCGTTCTTTGATTCAG
- a CDS encoding D-amino-acid transaminase has translation MRTVYVNGEYLPEDQAKVSIFDRGFLMADGVYEVTSVLDGKLIAFGGHAERLTRSMNELDMRAPATTEELLEIHRELVRLNDIKDGLIYLQVTRGSDGDRDFAFPDPDTTAPSLVLFTQSKPGLADNPAARDGIRVISIEDIRWGRRDIKTVQLLYPSMGKMMAKKAGVEDAWMVEDGFVTEGTSNNAYIVKDGKIVTRETSSDILHGITRKAVLELAREAQMQVEERSFTIEEAQQADEAFVTSASAFVTPVVEIDGAKIGSGTPGKLAPRLREIYLEEMRKTAI, from the coding sequence ATGCGAACTGTCTATGTAAACGGCGAATACCTGCCCGAGGATCAGGCCAAGGTCTCGATCTTTGACCGGGGATTCCTGATGGCGGATGGGGTCTATGAGGTGACGAGCGTGCTGGACGGCAAGCTGATCGCCTTTGGCGGCCACGCCGAACGGCTGACGCGCTCGATGAACGAACTCGACATGCGCGCGCCCGCGACGACCGAGGAGCTGCTGGAGATTCATCGCGAATTGGTGCGGCTGAATGACATCAAAGACGGGCTGATCTACCTTCAGGTCACGCGCGGGTCGGATGGTGACCGCGATTTCGCCTTCCCCGATCCCGACACCACCGCGCCGTCGCTGGTTCTGTTCACCCAGTCGAAACCGGGTCTGGCCGACAACCCTGCCGCCCGTGATGGCATCCGCGTCATCAGCATCGAAGACATCCGCTGGGGCCGCCGTGATATCAAAACGGTGCAGCTTCTCTACCCGTCGATGGGCAAGATGATGGCCAAGAAGGCCGGTGTCGAAGACGCTTGGATGGTCGAAGACGGTTTCGTCACCGAGGGCACATCGAACAACGCCTATATCGTGAAGGACGGCAAGATCGTCACGCGCGAGACCTCCAGCGATATCCTGCACGGCATCACCCGCAAGGCGGTGCTCGAACTGGCCCGTGAGGCGCAGATGCAGGTGGAAGAACGCAGTTTTACCATCGAAGAGGCGCAGCAAGCGGATGAAGCGTTTGTGACCTCGGCCAGCGCTTTTGTGACCCCCGTGGTCGAGATTGACGGGGCCAAGATCGGCAGCGGCACGCCGGGCAAGCTGGCGCCTCGTTTGCGTGAAATCTATCTCGAAGAGATGCGCAAAACCGCGATCTGA
- a CDS encoding Hint domain-containing protein yields the protein MPAITINRLDEDPHESVHGIRDDTSSRGVDLEGARVTLSYADGTSETLTWYATDPYTNGAAVGDNAEMSFGFDWHHLDTTKPLASMQIDLQPASSVFDTTTAAEDAPDGGSTPGSLGGFPFRLGEESEDLAGDLDVTYSGIVNLAGSPPAGDLFTTMTVDFSDLPEGGLLGSLKWNSDIDTMQEEGDLVSTGVACFTRGTLITTDMGDLPVEALTPGMRILTQSGGYQKLVTALRRSVDASEFAKNPKLYPIRIAAGALGAGLPKRDLIVSRQHRMMVQSGIVERMCGVSTVLVAAIRLTELPGIFVEEKVEQVEYFHLIFENHDVVYAEGAPAESFLLNADTIKTIGTAQREEFETFFPGLVETATFGAHAHMIPPGAVQRKLVQRHKKNGRSLLSV from the coding sequence ATGCCCGCAATTACGATCAATAGACTAGATGAGGATCCCCATGAGTCGGTCCATGGGATACGCGACGATACCAGTTCGCGCGGCGTCGATCTTGAGGGGGCTAGGGTTACGCTTAGCTATGCAGATGGCACCAGTGAAACGCTGACGTGGTATGCGACAGACCCTTACACTAACGGCGCAGCCGTTGGTGACAATGCCGAGATGTCTTTCGGTTTTGATTGGCACCATCTTGATACCACCAAACCCCTGGCATCCATGCAGATTGACCTGCAGCCTGCCAGTTCCGTATTTGACACGACCACCGCGGCAGAAGACGCGCCAGACGGCGGCTCTACGCCCGGTTCTCTTGGTGGATTTCCCTTCCGGCTGGGCGAGGAATCTGAGGATTTAGCTGGCGATCTTGATGTAACCTATTCCGGTATCGTCAATCTGGCGGGCAGCCCGCCTGCGGGCGATCTGTTTACCACGATGACTGTAGATTTCTCGGACCTCCCCGAAGGCGGCCTGCTGGGAAGTCTGAAATGGAATTCCGATATTGATACGATGCAGGAGGAAGGCGATCTCGTTTCTACGGGTGTCGCCTGTTTCACGCGGGGTACATTGATCACAACCGATATGGGCGATCTTCCTGTTGAGGCGTTGACCCCGGGGATGCGCATTCTGACGCAAAGCGGCGGATATCAAAAGCTAGTCACCGCGCTGCGCCGCAGTGTCGATGCGTCCGAATTCGCAAAGAACCCCAAGCTTTACCCGATACGGATCGCTGCCGGAGCGTTGGGGGCCGGGCTGCCCAAACGTGATCTTATCGTCTCGCGCCAGCACCGTATGATGGTGCAATCTGGTATTGTGGAGCGGATGTGCGGTGTTTCGACTGTGCTGGTCGCTGCGATCCGGCTAACCGAATTGCCCGGTATATTTGTCGAAGAGAAGGTTGAGCAGGTAGAGTACTTTCATCTCATCTTTGAAAACCACGATGTCGTCTATGCAGAAGGCGCCCCGGCCGAGAGTTTCCTGCTGAATGCGGACACCATCAAAACCATTGGCACAGCGCAACGTGAAGAATTTGAAACCTTCTTCCCAGGACTGGTTGAAACCGCGACCTTCGGCGCGCACGCACATATGATCCCGCCCGGCGCAGTGCAAAGGAAACTTGTCCAACGACACAAAAAGAACGGGCGCAGTCTGTTATCTGTCTAG
- the pyk gene encoding pyruvate kinase, with translation MRRLRNVKIVATLGPASETREVIGALHEAGADVFRLNMSHGSHDEIREKHRIIREIEKETGGAIGILADLQGPKLRVGVFEGDGPTLEEGAAFRLDLDETPGDVNRVCLPHPEIFAALEAGASLLVNDGKIRLKVRDCGPDFANCEVVTGGVISNRKGVNVPDVLLPLAALSEKDRADLEFVCELGVDWLALSFVQRPEDVTEARDLVKGRAAILSKIEKPAAVERFEAILDVSDGIMVARGDLGVELPVQNVPPIQKRLVRKCRAAAKPVIVATQMLESMIESPMPTRAEVSDVATAIYEGADAVMLSAESAAGDYPLEAVATMDNVAQEVEADPTYTQIIESSRTAVRTTVADGIVAAAREIAETTDIKAICCFTQSGTTALLTARERPRVPIIALSPLVNTARRLALSWGTNCIITDGHDRFKLAVLSAARSALSEGYAGPEDHIVVTAGVPFNVPGSTNILRVAPCDERLIYASDPE, from the coding sequence ATGAGACGTTTGCGCAATGTAAAGATCGTGGCCACTTTGGGGCCAGCCTCGGAAACACGCGAGGTGATCGGGGCATTGCACGAAGCGGGGGCGGATGTCTTTCGGCTGAACATGAGCCACGGCAGCCACGACGAGATCCGTGAAAAACATCGTATCATCCGTGAGATTGAAAAAGAGACCGGCGGCGCGATCGGTATTTTGGCTGACCTTCAAGGGCCAAAGCTGCGCGTCGGCGTGTTTGAGGGGGACGGCCCCACGTTGGAAGAGGGCGCTGCCTTCCGGCTGGACCTTGATGAAACACCGGGCGATGTGAACCGCGTTTGCCTGCCGCATCCTGAAATTTTCGCGGCGTTAGAGGCGGGCGCGAGTCTGCTGGTTAACGATGGCAAAATCCGTCTGAAGGTGCGCGACTGTGGCCCCGATTTCGCGAATTGCGAGGTGGTGACAGGCGGTGTGATTTCGAACCGTAAGGGCGTGAACGTGCCCGACGTGCTGCTGCCGCTGGCCGCCCTGTCGGAAAAAGATCGGGCAGATTTGGAATTCGTTTGTGAGTTGGGTGTCGATTGGCTTGCGCTGAGCTTTGTGCAGCGGCCCGAAGATGTGACCGAAGCGCGTGATCTGGTCAAAGGTCGGGCGGCGATCCTGTCCAAAATCGAAAAGCCCGCCGCGGTCGAGCGTTTTGAGGCGATCCTTGATGTCAGCGATGGCATCATGGTGGCGCGTGGCGATCTGGGTGTGGAGCTGCCAGTGCAGAACGTGCCGCCGATCCAAAAGCGTCTGGTGCGCAAATGTCGCGCGGCAGCCAAGCCGGTGATCGTGGCGACTCAGATGCTCGAATCGATGATCGAAAGCCCGATGCCCACCCGCGCCGAGGTGTCTGACGTGGCCACCGCGATCTATGAAGGCGCGGACGCCGTGATGCTGAGCGCCGAGTCCGCTGCCGGCGATTACCCACTGGAAGCTGTGGCAACGATGGACAATGTCGCCCAAGAAGTTGAGGCCGATCCGACCTACACGCAGATCATTGAATCCTCGCGTACCGCTGTGCGTACCACCGTGGCCGATGGCATCGTCGCCGCCGCGCGTGAGATTGCCGAGACGACGGACATTAAAGCGATTTGCTGCTTTACACAGTCCGGCACCACCGCGTTGCTGACCGCACGCGAACGGCCCCGTGTGCCGATCATCGCGCTATCGCCGCTGGTGAATACCGCCCGCCGTCTGGCGCTAAGCTGGGGAACGAACTGCATCATCACCGATGGGCATGATCGGTTTAAACTCGCTGTCCTCAGCGCGGCACGCTCTGCTTTGTCAGAGGGTTACGCCGGACCAGAGGATCATATTGTCGTGACAGCAGGGGTGCCCTTCAACGTCCCGGGCAGCACCAACATCCTGCGCGTGGCCCCCTGCGACGAACGTTTGATTTACGCGTCTGATCCGGAGTAA
- a CDS encoding calcium-binding protein produces MLALFALPALLGLGLIFNIIDNDSEEDRPEDPPEPPDTLFVPDGVESFRGTDGDDIIVARDDGGFIAGREGEDTITGSGNVDDIAGHEGDDVIDSRGGDDRVWGDFGDDTITLGDGADRGIGGNGDDSIDGGAGDDHISGENDDDTLIGGAGNDTLTGGYGDDLIYMGEGDDSGAAYGLVTWGNDTVYGGTGDDVILEGRGYDALYGEAGDDVIRALDGTSSPDTVDGGTGNDHLLLDDGDIGTGGDGEDLFSLNHSDYAEEPAIIITDFNTDDDLLSIDTYSTDLVELIHDPDRAAVLVQRTGVTLGILEGLSEADIPNISLVEIAA; encoded by the coding sequence ATGCTTGCCCTTTTCGCTTTACCTGCATTGTTGGGCCTCGGCCTTATCTTCAATATCATCGACAACGATTCAGAAGAGGATCGCCCCGAAGACCCGCCCGAGCCGCCGGATACTTTGTTTGTGCCCGATGGTGTCGAATCCTTTCGTGGCACCGATGGCGATGACATCATCGTCGCGCGGGATGATGGCGGATTTATAGCGGGGCGTGAGGGCGAAGATACGATTACCGGAAGTGGCAACGTCGATGATATCGCAGGCCACGAGGGCGATGATGTTATCGACTCCCGTGGTGGCGACGACCGGGTTTGGGGTGACTTCGGCGATGACACGATCACCTTGGGCGACGGTGCAGATCGCGGCATCGGCGGCAATGGCGATGATAGCATCGATGGCGGCGCGGGCGATGACCATATAAGCGGCGAGAACGACGATGACACGCTGATCGGCGGCGCGGGCAACGACACGCTTACCGGGGGGTATGGTGATGATCTAATCTACATGGGTGAGGGCGACGATAGCGGCGCGGCCTATGGTTTGGTGACTTGGGGCAATGATACGGTCTATGGTGGGACGGGCGATGATGTCATCCTCGAAGGCCGAGGCTATGACGCGCTTTATGGTGAAGCGGGTGACGACGTGATCCGCGCGTTGGACGGCACCAGCTCCCCTGATACGGTCGATGGCGGGACAGGCAACGATCATCTACTGCTTGATGATGGCGACATAGGCACGGGCGGCGACGGCGAAGACCTTTTTAGCCTCAATCATTCGGACTATGCCGAAGAACCAGCGATCATAATCACCGATTTCAATACCGACGACGATCTACTCTCCATCGATACATATTCAACCGATCTGGTGGAGTTGATCCACGACCCAGATCGCGCAGCCGTTTTGGTGCAAAGAACGGGCGTGACCCTCGGCATATTAGAAGGGCTAAGCGAGGCGGACATTCCGAACATCAGCCTCGTGGAAATCGCCGCCTAA
- a CDS encoding type 1 glutamine amidotransferase domain-containing protein codes for MKILMVLTSHDELGDTGNKTGFWLEEFAAPYYVFKDAGADVTLASPKGGQPPLDPNSDSEDAQTDATRRFKDDDAAQKALASTKVLGDVDADGFDAIFYPGGHGPLWDLANDADSKRLIETFWASDRPVGAVCHAPAVFKDTQADGKPLVSGKRVTGFTNTEEEGVGLTDVVPFLVEDMLKKNGGEYSKGDDWASYVLVDGKLVTGQNPASSEEAAKEMLALLK; via the coding sequence ATGAAAATCCTGATGGTTCTGACATCGCATGACGAACTGGGCGACACCGGCAACAAAACCGGCTTCTGGCTCGAAGAATTCGCTGCGCCCTATTATGTCTTCAAAGATGCGGGCGCGGATGTGACCCTCGCCTCGCCCAAGGGCGGCCAACCGCCGCTTGACCCCAACAGCGACAGCGAAGACGCGCAGACCGATGCGACCCGCCGTTTCAAAGACGACGACGCTGCGCAAAAGGCGCTCGCTTCGACCAAAGTGCTGGGCGATGTGGATGCGGATGGCTTCGACGCGATCTTCTACCCCGGCGGCCACGGCCCGCTGTGGGATCTGGCCAATGACGCCGACAGCAAGCGCCTGATCGAGACCTTTTGGGCCTCCGACCGCCCGGTTGGCGCCGTTTGCCACGCGCCTGCGGTGTTCAAGGACACCCAAGCCGACGGCAAGCCGCTGGTCTCTGGCAAGCGCGTCACCGGCTTTACCAACACCGAGGAAGAGGGCGTGGGCCTGACCGACGTGGTGCCTTTCTTGGTCGAAGACATGCTGAAGAAGAACGGCGGCGAGTATAGCAAAGGCGACGATTGGGCGTCTTACGTGCTGGTCGACGGCAAGCTGGTGACCGGCCAGAACCCCGCCTCTTCGGAAGAAGCGGCGAAAGAAATGCTGGCCCTGTTGAAGTGA
- the rplT gene encoding 50S ribosomal protein L20: MSRVKGGTVTHARHKKIIKAAKGYYGRRKNVFKVATQAVDKANQYATRDRKNRKRNFRALWIQRINAAVRSHDEALTYSRFINGLSLAGIEVDRKVLADLAVHEPEAFGAIVKQAQDALAA, translated from the coding sequence ATGTCCCGAGTAAAAGGTGGTACAGTCACCCACGCGCGTCACAAGAAGATCATCAAAGCCGCAAAAGGCTATTATGGTCGGCGCAAGAACGTCTTTAAGGTCGCCACACAGGCGGTCGACAAGGCCAACCAATATGCAACCCGTGACCGCAAGAACCGCAAGCGCAACTTCCGCGCTCTGTGGATCCAGCGGATCAACGCCGCCGTGCGTAGCCATGACGAAGCGCTGACATACAGCCGCTTCATCAACGGTCTGTCGCTGGCCGGTATCGAAGTGGACCGTAAGGTTCTGGCCGATCTGGCCGTGCATGAGCCCGAAGCCTTTGGCGCGATCGTCAAACAGGCGCAGGACGCACTGGCAGCCTAA
- the rpmI gene encoding 50S ribosomal protein L35, translating into MPKMKTKSSAKKRFKVSATGKVIGSQAGKQHGMIKRTNKFIRNARGTTTLSEPDAKIIKGFMPYAR; encoded by the coding sequence ATGCCCAAGATGAAGACGAAATCGAGCGCCAAAAAGCGCTTTAAGGTCTCGGCGACTGGTAAGGTCATCGGCAGCCAAGCTGGCAAACAGCACGGCATGATCAAACGGACCAACAAGTTCATCCGTAACGCACGCGGCACGACAACACTGTCCGAGCCCGATGCAAAGATCATCAAGGGCTTCATGCCCTACGCCCGCTGA